The following proteins are encoded in a genomic region of Numenius arquata chromosome 28, bNumArq3.hap1.1, whole genome shotgun sequence:
- the LOC141476176 gene encoding uncharacterized protein isoform X1 gives MAEALGDAGEDSPVTMPSQRRARDEGTNFSLKCLKDKKVPIGVTLVVAVLLLTIISLAVKKCPSCPNCPPPVLPSCWEKGIGFGEKCFYFLEEEADWNGSASSCLALGAHLATIDSQEELVRCPGHGTMCLYQSGRDQQRLVLPDEIFPLQPPAKTPWQDPEGSRNPEFQLKTPPLHREDQPRAVINPPSMWQ, from the exons ATGGCAGAAGCTCTTGGTGACGCAG GCGAAGACTCGCCTGTGACGATGCCGTCGCAGCGGAGAGCAAGGGACGAAGGCACCA ATTTTAGCCTCAAGTGCCTTAAGGACAAGAAGGTCCCCATCGGGGTCACCCTGGTGGTGGCGGTGTTGCTTCTCACCATCATCTCCCTGGCGG TTAAAAAATGTCCCTCCTGCCCGAACTGCCCTCCTCCCgtccttcccagctgctgggaaaagggGATCGGTTTCGGGGAGAAGTGTTTTTACTTCCTGGAGGAGGAAGCGGATTGGAATGGGAGCGCGAGCTCCTGCCTCGCTCTTGGAGCCCATTTGGCCACCATCGACAGCCAGGAAGAGCTG GTTCGATGTCCGGGGCATGGGACAATGTGCTTATATCAATCAGGACGGGATCAGCAGCGACTGGTGCTCCCAGACGAAATATTCCCTCTGCAGCCACCTGCAAAAACACCCTGGCAGGATCCAGAAGGATCCAGAAATCCtgaatttcagctgaaaactcCCCCCCTCCACAGAGAAGATCAACCCCGAGCTGTTATTAACCCCCCCTCCATGTGGCAGTGA
- the LOC141476176 gene encoding C-type lectin domain family 2 member B-like isoform X2, translated as MPSQRRARDEDFSLKCLKDKKVPIGVTLVVAVLLLTIISLAAPPVLPSCWEKGIGFGEKCFYFLEEEADWNGSASSCLALGAHLATIDSQEELYFLLRYGSSLHYWIGLRRESSGPWKWFNGSLYNNLFDVRGMGQCAYINQDGISSDWCSQTKYSLCSHLQKHPGRIQKDPEILNFS; from the exons ATGCCGTCGCAGCGGAGAGCAAGGGACGAAG ATTTTAGCCTCAAGTGCCTTAAGGACAAGAAGGTCCCCATCGGGGTCACCCTGGTGGTGGCGGTGTTGCTTCTCACCATCATCTCCCTGGCGG CTCCTCCCgtccttcccagctgctgggaaaagggGATCGGTTTCGGGGAGAAGTGTTTTTACTTCCTGGAGGAGGAAGCGGATTGGAATGGGAGCGCGAGCTCCTGCCTCGCTCTTGGAGCCCATTTGGCCACCATCGACAGCCAGGAAGAGCTG TATTTCCTCCTGCGCTACGGGAGTTCCTTACACTATTGGATCGGGCTCCGCAGGGAAAGTTCTGGACCTTGGAAATGGTTTAACGGGTCTCTCTACAACAATTT GTTCGATGTCCGGGGCATGGGACAATGTGCTTATATCAATCAGGACGGGATCAGCAGCGACTGGTGCTCCCAGACGAAATATTCCCTCTGCAGCCACCTGCAAAAACACCCTGGCAGGATCCAGAAGGATCCAGAAATCCtgaatttcagctga
- the LOC141476176 gene encoding C-type lectin domain family 2 member E-like isoform X3: MPSQRRARDEGTNFSLKCLKDKKVPIGVTLVVAVLLLTIISLAVKKCPSCPNCPPPVLPSCWEKGIGFGEKCFYFLEEEADWNGSASSCLALGAHLATIDSQEELYFLLRYGSSLHYWIGLRRESSGPWKWFNGSLYNNLYVPGFSWRV; the protein is encoded by the exons ATGCCGTCGCAGCGGAGAGCAAGGGACGAAGGCACCA ATTTTAGCCTCAAGTGCCTTAAGGACAAGAAGGTCCCCATCGGGGTCACCCTGGTGGTGGCGGTGTTGCTTCTCACCATCATCTCCCTGGCGG TTAAAAAATGTCCCTCCTGCCCGAACTGCCCTCCTCCCgtccttcccagctgctgggaaaagggGATCGGTTTCGGGGAGAAGTGTTTTTACTTCCTGGAGGAGGAAGCGGATTGGAATGGGAGCGCGAGCTCCTGCCTCGCTCTTGGAGCCCATTTGGCCACCATCGACAGCCAGGAAGAGCTG TATTTCCTCCTGCGCTACGGGAGTTCCTTACACTATTGGATCGGGCTCCGCAGGGAAAGTTCTGGACCTTGGAAATGGTTTAACGGGTCTCTCTACAACAATTTGTACGTCCCTGGCTTCTCTTGGAGGGTGTAA